cactattcaagtatgttcatcatactgaattccctgttcaacacttagcaaacttgttagacctttaaatgtgttgttatccaaatcaccaaaactcacaaaagggatgaatgcactttcagcaTTATAGAGTGAATTATAGCCTATAAATATGAAATAAATAATTATAATACGACATTACagataatctaaattataattgtTATATATCAAATATTAAAGACTAAGAAACAAGTCGAATATCTATAAAATTATTcaatatatattattattagatAGGTTAATTATTTTTGTGCAGCCCAGAGCGGCTTGGCTTGTTGCCCCCAACGAACTCAAAAACCTGACTTagctcggctcgctcgaggctcaAGTTGAACTAAGCTCGAGCCTACTTGCGAGGTTCGAGCTGGCTCAGCCACATGCCTCAAGATAAAAGATAAAATAGTAGCTCACGCCAATATAGAAGCGTATCACCCTATTATGTTTTCAGTACATCACTGTTCCTTCCGTCTCTCCTTACTTTGTCTACAAACATCTTCTAACTGATTTTTTAAAGAACACCTTCTAATTGGTTCACCTAATCTGCTGATGTTGAGATATGGGACTGTCGATCGCGGCAAAAGAACGCCAACAATGACTGTGACACTGCCACCGACATTTCCAGACATCTCGTCTTCAGTAATCCTGAACAATCTTCTTCACAGAGGCGTACGTCCCAGTCGCAAGAACCACGGAACCCAGAACAATAATGGTGGCGACAAGCGCGACTTCCGCCCTGCCGCAGCGCGCCGCGCCAAAGATCTTGAGGTAGAAGATGCAGGGGAGCAGCATCGAGGCCATGACGCTGAGCAGCGAGCCGACGAGCGCCATCAGGTGGCCGAAGAAGGGCACCGCGAGCGCGACGACGACCGTGGTGACGACCAGCAGAGTCCTGACCAGCACGCTGACGGACCTACTACTCTTGCCGCCGCGGCCGGCGGCGAGCAGCTTCTCCTCCACTGCCGTTGAGAGCGGCGTCACCATCAGGGCGTACTTGGAGAAGGGGTTGATCAGCGTGGTGTAGATCGCTAGCTTCGAGACGACCTTGCCCTCGGGCAGGTTCAGCGTCACCTGGGACTTGACGTCGTCGCCGTACATGAGGTAGCCGAGGATCGCCATGGATGCGTAGTTGAGAGTGCATGCGGCGAAGCATATCACAAGCACCTATTTCAAGCATGCAGCAGACGAACACGTACTTGTTTCAGTTTAGTCAGCGGCACTAAAAGGATTTAAGCCTCGAATGAATACTGTAATGTGTCGCAGACTCTATAGGATAAGCATACTGTCATGTCATAATCAGATCTTTCACACTCCTATATTATTGTTTAATTGCGAACCATTGCAGTAATAGAAGACAGCAAAACATTTGACGCATCAGTTTGGAACCACACATTGGAGGAATGGAGAGGTGACGGCGCAGCTGACTCCGAGGTACCAGTTGCAGTATCATACTCGGCCAGGACAGCTGCTACTGACTGAAGGCTATTTGTTTTTCGAATGAAACCAACTGATCGTTGGTTCAGAGCCAGTCAGTCAGGGTGTAGTTTGAGACTAATAATTTGAACAAATGGTGTGTGAAGGATTTGAACCTTGTTTCGTTGTATTAAGCACTTGACTTTTACCACTCCAACTCATGTATGTTTATGTTATGTTTATGTTATACAAAGGAGAGGTAttgtaaatatataaatatactgAGAATTTGAAattaaaaatataatcgtgtttaAATAAATCTCTACAAAATAGGTTGTGGAGGATTCGAATTCTACTCGTTTAGTATAATAAAGTGTTTGGTTTCCATCACAGCAACTCATGTTTGTTTGTGTTATATAAAGGAGAGATATTgtaaaaaatatataatcgtgttttaataaatattttatttaagcAAAATCTACGTAACTAGTATCTTAGTAAAGTACTGTAACTAGTATCTTAGTAAACTACTGTGTACTGTTTTCTTTTGTCAAACATCTTTTTTCTAGAATAGCTTTACAGATGAAGTTTCTTTTTCATGCTCTCACAAATAAACAAAGGGAGATGAAGCTGAAAAATAGCTTTTCACATATCTTTCGCTTAGTTTTCTCTCATAACCATATGCATGAAGCTGTTAGTAAAACTGTTTCATCAAATAATATTTTTTTAAAACAGCTTAGCTTAAAAAAACTGTTCGCGTGGGCTTTAACAGTGGAGCTGACCTTTGTTAAGTAGGGTCTCTTGACATAGGGTCTAATCAAGGACCGAGCATAAGTACTTGACACAAATACGCCGTAGATATTTTCAGTTCCCTCTTTTGGTATGTATAGAACTTTTGTCAGCTGAACTCGCATGCTGTCTACCTCTTATTTTTTCACTTTTAACAACACAAAAAATGAAGTGGTAGAATGAACTTAAAAAAAGAAGGAATCGTTGGTTTTGTCTTACTCTTCGATGAATAATGCACAGCGACTCACCCTGGAgaaccttttcttttctttcatgGAGATGCAGAGCGTTGGGAAGATGGCATGGCCGCAGTAGCAGAAGGTGTAGAGGCCGAGAGCAGTGGGGAGGCCGCTGACGTTGAGCATCCTCCCCCTGGcccggaagccgacgccgtcggcCAGCGCGGTCCACAGCACGCAGACGACGACGACGGCCGACGCGAGCACGCCGCTGGCGGACACGTAGGCGAGCACGCCGAGGCTCCGGAGCCACGTGGTGGGCAGGATGACGAGGGCGACGAGGACGACGAAGAGCTGCTTCCCGGAGACCACGAGGGCGGCGCCgcggaggccgaggctgaggctggtGCCCGGGAACAGCTTGTCCAGGTTGTCCCCCTCCAGGATGAGGAAGCCGATGGCGACGAGGTAGAGCTCGGCGTAGAGGAACGCGGACGCGGcgaggcggccgccgcgcccgaaCGCCAGGGCGCCGATGTCCGGGTACCCGCGCACGGCTGGGGACGCGTCCATGCACCGCTGCAGGAGCAGGCCCGTGTAGCAGCAGACGGCCGCGACGAGGAGCAGCAGCGCCAGGCTCAGCCACCCGCCCTCCGACAGCGCGTACGGGATGGACAGCAGCCCGACgcctgagagagagagagaaagtgaGAGACCGAGAGAAAAAAAAAACACCAAACAAACAGCGTTGGCATGCCAACACCCGGCTTGTACCGTAACTCCCAAACGAAACGTGTCCGCACTCACCGGAGAGGCCGTTGAGGCCATTGAAGCAGGTCCGCACGAAGCTCGCGCctccgccggcgccggcgccgtcggggTCCGGGCCGAAGCCGTGCCCGTGCGCCTCCCGGCCGCACGCCGCCGGGTCCTTGCGGGCCTCGTAGGCGTGGAGGAGGGGctgctgcagcagcagcagcgcggCCGGCGGCGAGCCGTCGGGAGGGCCGCGCGACGCCGCCCCACCATCTGCCATCTTATCCGGCCCCTTCCGTTGCAGGCTAGCTAGCAGGCTGGGGCAGCGCCACGCATGCACGCGGTGGAGCAGAAGCGAACAGAACACAGACACAGCAGAGCACGAGGCGTGCAGAGCACCGCCCCGCGGGCCGTAAATAACAAGCCCGCGTTGTCTCTGAGAAAGGTTAACGgcttgttttttttttcttcccGTGGCCGTGGGCACGGCGACGAGACCAGAGCGGCCACGAACGGGCGGGGTTTTCTTGCTCGCGCGGCCGAGCTAGTGAGATGCCGCTGCCGTGGCCGAGATTGCTATCCGAGCTGCCGCTGCCGTGGCCACACTCGCATCGGCCACGTGAGATGCACAACGGCTTCCTCTGTCTACCCCGTCTCACATTCACActatgcccccccccccccccccccccctccgccgccgccgctatACAACGGATATTCCCTACCGTTTAACCTGGGAGAGAGAATGCTACTCCAGGAACACGCCGCCGACTGGCAAACTTTAGGTTGCCAGCTTTCAAAATCCCAGGTGTGCGTTTCTTTCGTGGACGGTAATATCGCACGACGTACGACGCGGTCCGTCGAACCAATCGAAACCGTCGGTCCAACCCCTCTTCTCTACCATCCCCGCCTTGCTGCCCTCGTTGCTGCCCTCGGTAGTTGGCAGCACCCGTTGCTGCCCTCGGTAGTTGGCAGAACCACACTCTCCGTTCGACGTCTTCTATTGTTGCTTCTCGATCAGATATCCAACCAAGCCGTCACTTTGCTATCGACCTCACCATCCCTCCTACCGCTGATAGCTTTGGAGACAACCTCACCGTCCCATGGACACCACCACCATGCATCGTGTTGAGCACCGTTTTGAGCTGGCGGATGGTCCGGCCCtgagtccggacggtccgcgcgtgcgcagagtagattagggtgttaggatttatgggcttggcccaattaagttattcaaataaatcccaggaaaatctcaaaagcccatataagtggatggcaaagggataggtggaaccaatagcaccatattgctagctcttgtggagtagagctaacttaaatatggaagccacactcactcaccaagtcatggatgagaggagagagtgtggagagccacacgcgcgcgcgcgcgcgctcgcctggcctggccgggccgggccgggccggggcgaagggcgcgggcgcacgacatgcgcgtgaatggtccgccgaaatccggcccctcgccttgcgggggagcggctaccttttgccgtttgattttttggtttcttggctgttacgcttatcctaaccgatcgctacaaaatctcaactgattgcgagattttcgtgggtggataagcacggggtcgcggactcggccctataaaaggagcccggcagccagcctccaattcatcccagatcccagttcgctttcgcctctcttcatagctgagccgccttttagttcccttcgtcccgaccgcagaggtgcatctgcgatcaggagagcaggtctccggaacccttcgtcttctagatcctgcaccgggagagggcgaataaggtttttgggaagcgtcttcacgcgactgctcgtgatctgctgacctcgtcgacccagctgatcctggcgcgcgccaacaatcagtaagtctaatcagtacgcatcatctgatttggcttttatttcagttcttctgatttggtcatgatttatattcggaatttaatttggaatttgtctaattattcaacaatccaaaaaccttattgtagacaatttcctagtttttctatggctgcttttgccgacgcgctgaagccagaaaagtttaatggtatgcactttaagagatggcaagtcaaggccacgctctggcttactgctatgaatgtcttccatgttagtaaaggcagacctgagggtccactgactcctgaacaggagaaagagtacgaccatgccaatactatgttcacgggagccgttcttagcgcccttgttgaccgtctggttgatgcgaatatgcagtacacagacgggaaacagttgtgggatgcacttactactaagtatggtgcatcagatgctggcagtgacctgtatatcatggagagctttcatgattataagatggttgataatcgctctattgtagagcaagctcatgaaatacagtgtatagccaaggagctcgaccaccttaagatagtccttcctgaccgatttgtggccggatgcattattgcaaagttgccttctacatggaggaacttcgccacagctctgaaacataagagacaggagatatcagttgaaaatctgatagcgtctctggatgttgaggagaaagctcgggctaaggacacgggatctaaaggaggcgagggccactccagcgccaacatggttcagaagaaccacaacaagggcaaaggaaagccaaaatctaacaagcccaacaaaactaccaacttcaagaagaagaagaacaaggctgaattgacatgtttcgcatgtggcgaggcgggtcattttgccaaggattgtcccgatcgagcggatcgccgtggcaaaaagggcaatgtcaacacagtggtcgctagcaatgaggaagacaaagggtatggtaatttacctttcatcttctcagtatttcaatcacctagctggtggcttgatactggtgctaatgttcatgtgtgttctgacatcaacttgttctcttcttatcagggcgcccgggattcttccgtgctaatggggaatgggtcacatgcttctgttcatggcactggcacggtggatctgaagtttacttcgggaaagatcgtgcagctgaagaacgtgcatcatgtcccttctatacacaagaatctcgttagcggaacccttctatgtagagatgggttcaaggtagttttagagtccaataaattagttgtgtccaagtctggacaatttattggtaaaggctatgattgcggaggcttgttccgcttttctttgttagatttcaataataagtctgtgaaccatatttgtgctaatgttgatgatcttgcgagtatttggcattctcgtttgtgtcatattaattttggctctatgtctcggcttgcaaccatgagtttaattccgaatatcaccatagtcaaaggttctaagtgccatagttgtgtgcagtcgaagcaacctcaaaagcctcataaggctgctgaggagagacacctggcaccactagaactcatacattctgatctttgtgagatgaatggtgtgttgacaaaaggtggtaagagatacttcatgacattgattgatgatgcgtctagattttgctatgtatacttgctaaaaactaaagatgaggctttagactactttaaaatctataaggctgaggttgaaaaccaactagagagaaagatcaaacgtcttagatcagatcgtggtggcgagttctttcccaaagtctttgacgatttctgtgcagaacatggcattattcacgagaggactcctccctattcacccgagtcaaacgggattgctgaaaggaaaaaccgtacgttgactgacctggtgaatgccatgttagacacgtgtggtttatctaaggcatggtggggggaggcagtcctgacttcatgtcatgttctgaatagaattcctatgggcaaagaagagaaaaccccttatgagaagtgggttgggaggaaaccatcactttcatacttgcgcacttgggggtgcatggcgaaagtcaatgtaccaattaataaaaagcgcaagcttggtccaaggacagtggattgtgtctttcttggatatgcttcgtgtagcatagcttatagatttttagtagttaaatctgaagttcctgatgtgtatgttgatactattatggaatcacgtgatgctactttctttgagcatatatttccaatgaaagacattcatagcaattctagatactcttctgagataattcctgaacataatacacctattgagagttttgaacagccacatgaaattgtcctagaggaggatgacaatgatgctcctaaaaggagcaagagacaaagggttgaaaaatcctttggtaatgatttcattgtgtaccttgtggacgatactcctactaccattgcagaagcatttgcatctccagatgcagatgattggaaagaagcagttcataatgagatggactctattctttcaaatggtacgtgggaagtcactgatcgaccctatggatgcaaacccgtgggttgtaagtgggtgtttaaaaagaagctcaagcctgatggtacaattgaaaagtacaaggctaggcttgtggctaaaggctatactcagaaagaaggagaagacttctttgatacttactcacctgttgctagaatgaccactattcgagtactactttctttggctgcctcgtatggtctccttgttcatcagatggatgtaaagacagcttttcttaatggagagctggacgaggaaatctatatggaacagcctgatggatttgtagtaaagggtcaagaaagcaaggtgtgcaagttattgaaatctttgtatggtctgaagcaagcaccaaagcagtggcatgagaagtttgacactactctaacgtctgcaggctttgccattaatgaggcagacaggtgtgtatattatcgctgtggtgggggcgaaggagttattttgtgcttatatgttgatgatatattgatatttggcacaaacattgatgtgataaatgaagtcaagtcttttctatcaaagagttttgatatgaaagatctgggagaagctgatgtgattctaaacatcaagctgattaaggcagatggtgggattactctctcgcaatctcactatgttgaaaaggttttgaagcgatttggcttctctgagtgcaaaccttcttcaacaccttatgatcccagtgtgacactgcgaaagaacaagagaattggtttagaccaattgagatactctcagattgtcggttcactcatgtatcttgctggtgcaacaaggcccgatatctcgtttgctgtgagcaaattgagtaggttcatgtcaaaccccgggactgatcattggcatgcacttgagcgggttatgcgctgcCTGCAaagtacaatgagttatggaattcactattctggtcagcatgcagtacttgaaggatatagtgattcgaactggatatctgatgcagacgagctttatgccaccagtggttatgtctttactattggtggaggtgcggtatcatggaggtcatgcaagcagaccattttgacgaggtcaaccatggaagccgagctagctgcacttgacacagcaaccgttgaggcagaatggttgcgtgaactcttgatggacttgccggtggttgagaaaccaataccagctatccttatgaactgtgacaatcagacagtgattgctaaagtgacgagttctaaggataatggaaagtcatcaagacatgtcaaaagacgattgaagtctgtcagaaagttgagaaactccggagttataagtgtgacttatatttcaacagataaaaatctggcagatccttttaccaagggactaccacgtaatgtgatagaaatcgcatcgagagagatgggtatgagacccgaataaagttgccatggtggaaacccagtctatgtgatcggagatcccgtgaattaggtcctgggaagaacaagccattggtgaactgaggagagtaacttttgaccctctctaagtaaagatgcaatactctcaaatgctgtaaggcaggttggctttgtgccttaatgtgttctgttggcttgtattagcgaagatgttgtcctgcagaacattctttgaaagaacacacctatatgagttagactgtctaacgtcgcagtctatgagatttgggtgatctctagtaaactcatgaagagaccttggagtacgacgtatatgctccacccgagaaggggactactggtagccaagtactggtcatgacttcaagtgaaacccattcacgcaaaacttgcaattcaaggcatagtccattgtccaagttgtgggttggtgtaacttggagttctaggcggaagttcaacttaacagtctctgctgaaaaactagtatattaaacagtagtgaacagtggcgaaaactgcagatgggcatttgagatctggtgggggattgttaggatttatgggcttggcccaattaagttattcaaataaatcccaggaaaatctcaaaagcccatataagtggatggcaaagggataggtggaaccaatagcaccatattgctagctcttgtggagtagagctaacttaaatatggaagccacactcactcaccaagtcatggatgagaggagagagtgtggagagccacacgcgcgcgcgcgctcgctcgcctcgcctcgcctggcctggcctggcctggccgggccggggcggggcgaagggcgcgggcgcacgacatgcgcgtgaatggtccgccgaaatccggcccctcgccttgcgggggagcggctaccttttgccgtttgattttttggtttcttggctgttacgcttatcctaaccgatcgctacaaaatctcaactgattgcgagattttcgtgggtggataagcacggggtcgcggactcggccctataaaaggagcccggcagccagcctccaattcatcccagatcccagttcgctttcgcctctcttcatagctgagccgccttttagttcccttcgtcccgaccgcagaggtgcatctgcgatcaggagagcaggtctccggaacccttcgtcttctagatcctgcaccgggagagggcgaataaggtttttgggaagcgtcttcacgcgactgctcgtgatctgctgacctcgtcgacccagctgatcctggcgcgcgccaacaatcagtaagtctaatcagtacgcatcatctgatttggcttttatttcagttcttctgatttggtcatgatttatattcggaatttaatttggaatttgtctaattattcaacatagggttccgagttttgtgctacggttgttagctagattcgcggaattagctcggaattcaattgtgtaaagggtccaacc
This portion of the Zea mays cultivar B73 chromosome 2, Zm-B73-REFERENCE-NAM-5.0, whole genome shotgun sequence genome encodes:
- the LOC100285277 gene encoding amino acid/polyamine transporter II; protein product: MADGGAASRGPPDGSPPAALLLLQQPLLHAYEARKDPAACGREAHGHGFGPDPDGAGAGGGASFVRTCFNGLNGLSGVGLLSIPYALSEGGWLSLALLLLVAAVCCYTGLLLQRCMDASPAVRGYPDIGALAFGRGGRLAASAFLYAELYLVAIGFLILEGDNLDKLFPGTSLSLGLRGAALVVSGKQLFVVLVALVILPTTWLRSLGVLAYVSASGVLASAVVVVCVLWTALADGVGFRARGRMLNVSGLPTALGLYTFCYCGHAIFPTLCISMKEKKRFSRVLVICFAACTLNYASMAILGYLMYGDDVKSQVTLNLPEGKVVSKLAIYTTLINPFSKYALMVTPLSTAVEEKLLAAGRGGKSSRSVSVLVRTLLVVTTVVVALAVPFFGHLMALVGSLLSVMASMLLPCIFYLKIFGAARCGRAEVALVATIIVLGSVVLATGTYASVKKIVQDY